A stretch of Fusobacterium massiliense DNA encodes these proteins:
- a CDS encoding homoserine dehydrogenase, with protein sequence MKIAILGFGTVGSGVYEISKTSKNIEVKKVLEKDLTKIDIATDNYDEIINDKEIELVVECMGGLHPAYEFIIKALQNKKHVVSANKAVIAKYLDEFLKVAQENNVDFRFEASVGGGIPCLAGIQKIRRVENIDKFYGIFNGTSNFILDNMYRFENEFFTTLKTAQELGYAEADPSADIDGYDVTNKVIISFALAYDGFIKNEFPCFTLRNITKEDILYFKKQGFIAKYIGEAITKDDLYEASVMLNLFPVNALEGNVLSNYNIVTVKSHTMGEVKFYGQGAGKLPTANAIVQDIFDIIDNINYHKINIEKEYKYSSNLLKHKYVLRFNEKVESEKIEKIDNDNGRYYCYTKEITQKELLDLIGNSDCLVTKLSEEL encoded by the coding sequence ATGAAAATAGCAATTTTAGGTTTTGGTACAGTAGGTAGTGGAGTTTATGAAATTTCAAAAACTTCTAAAAATATTGAAGTAAAAAAAGTTCTTGAAAAAGATTTAACTAAGATAGATATAGCAACAGATAATTATGATGAAATTATAAATGATAAAGAAATAGAATTAGTTGTTGAATGTATGGGAGGACTTCATCCTGCTTATGAGTTTATTATAAAAGCATTACAAAACAAAAAACATGTAGTTAGTGCAAATAAAGCAGTTATAGCTAAGTATCTTGATGAATTTTTGAAAGTTGCTCAAGAGAATAATGTAGATTTTCGTTTTGAAGCAAGTGTTGGAGGTGGGATTCCTTGTTTAGCAGGAATACAAAAAATTCGTCGTGTAGAAAATATAGATAAATTTTATGGAATTTTTAATGGTACAAGCAATTTCATTCTAGATAATATGTATAGATTTGAAAATGAGTTTTTTACAACATTAAAAACTGCACAAGAATTAGGATATGCAGAAGCTGATCCAAGTGCAGATATAGATGGTTACGATGTCACAAATAAAGTTATAATTAGTTTTGCTTTAGCTTATGATGGTTTTATAAAAAATGAATTTCCATGTTTTACTTTAAGAAATATAACAAAAGAAGATATATTATATTTCAAGAAACAAGGATTTATAGCTAAGTATATAGGAGAAGCTATCACAAAAGATGATTTGTATGAAGCAAGTGTAATGCTTAATTTATTCCCTGTTAATGCTTTAGAAGGAAATGTTTTAAGCAACTACAATATAGTTACTGTTAAATCTCATACTATGGGAGAAGTTAAATTTTATGGTCAAGGAGCTGGAAAGTTACCGACTGCCAATGCAATAGTACAAGATATTTTTGATATTATTGATAATATTAATTATCATAAAATTAATATAGAAAAAGAATATAAATATTCTTCAAATTTATTAAAACATAAGTATGTTCTTCGTTTTAATGAGAAAGTCGAATCAGAAAAAATTGAAAAAATTGATAATGATAATGGAAGATATTACTGCTATACAAAAGAAATTACTCAAAAAGAATTGTTAGATTTAATAGGAAATTCAGATTGTTTAGTTACAAAATTAAGTGAGGAGTTATAA
- a CDS encoding aspartate kinase, translated as MLRVAKFGGSSVASAEQFKKVKNIVNMDKTRKFVVVSAVGKANKEDNKITDLLYLCYAHVKYNMNCEHIFSIIEKKFTDIAQELNLKFDIKGELRKLKEKLDSKKITEEYLVSRGEYLTALLMSEYLGYKFLDAQDLIFYNYDNRFDYEKSEKAFELIEKTGENFVIPGFYGAYPNGEVKLMTRGGGDVSGAIVASLANASVYENWTDVSGVLMADPRIIPNPKPIKVVNYNELRELSYMGASVLHEEAVFPVALKKIPIQIRNTNKPEDFGTIIKNTDDDNSEAFEKNTITGIAGKKDFSIITIRKVHMSNEVGLIKKALTVFEDYNVSIEHIPSGVDSFSVVVESKAVKPFVYELMGKLRKATSADEVTLTNEISLIATVGTGMKNNKGVSGRLLTAIGKSGINIVVISQTSDEINIIVGVHNSDYERTIKTIYYEFNPQ; from the coding sequence ATGTTAAGAGTTGCAAAATTTGGTGGAAGTTCTGTTGCAAGTGCAGAACAATTTAAAAAAGTAAAAAATATTGTTAATATGGATAAAACTCGTAAGTTTGTTGTAGTAAGTGCTGTTGGAAAAGCTAATAAAGAAGATAATAAGATAACAGATTTACTTTATCTTTGTTATGCTCATGTTAAATATAATATGAACTGTGAACATATTTTTAGTATTATTGAAAAAAAGTTTACAGATATTGCTCAAGAGTTAAATTTAAAATTTGATATAAAAGGTGAACTTAGAAAATTAAAAGAAAAATTAGATAGCAAAAAAATTACAGAAGAATATTTGGTTAGTAGAGGAGAATATTTAACAGCTCTATTAATGTCAGAATACTTAGGATATAAATTTTTAGATGCTCAAGATTTGATTTTCTATAATTATGATAATCGTTTTGATTATGAAAAAAGTGAAAAAGCTTTTGAACTTATAGAAAAAACAGGAGAAAATTTTGTTATTCCTGGGTTCTATGGAGCTTATCCAAATGGGGAAGTAAAACTTATGACTCGTGGTGGTGGAGATGTAAGTGGGGCAATAGTTGCAAGTCTTGCTAATGCAAGTGTCTATGAAAACTGGACAGATGTGTCTGGAGTTTTAATGGCAGACCCTAGAATCATACCTAATCCTAAACCTATAAAAGTTGTAAACTACAATGAATTAAGAGAGCTTTCTTATATGGGAGCTAGTGTATTACATGAAGAAGCTGTTTTCCCTGTTGCTTTGAAAAAAATACCTATTCAAATAAGAAATACAAATAAACCAGAAGATTTTGGTACTATCATAAAAAATACAGATGATGATAATTCAGAAGCGTTTGAAAAAAATACAATAACAGGTATTGCTGGGAAAAAAGATTTCTCTATCATTACAATAAGAAAAGTTCATATGTCTAATGAAGTTGGACTTATAAAAAAAGCTCTAACAGTCTTTGAAGACTATAATGTTAGCATTGAACATATTCCTAGTGGAGTAGACTCTTTTTCTGTTGTAGTAGAAAGTAAAGCTGTAAAACCTTTTGTTTATGAACTTATGGGTAAACTTAGAAAGGCTACTTCTGCTGATGAAGTTACTTTAACTAATGAAATTTCATTGATTGCTACTGTTGGAACTGGAATGAAAAATAATAAGGGAGTTTCTGGAAGATTATTGACTGCAATAGGAAAATCAGGAATTAATATAGTAGTAATTTCTCAAACAAGTGATGAAATTAACATAATAGTTGGAGTTCATAATTCAGATTATGAAAGAACAATAAAGACAATTTATTATGAATTTAACCCACAATAA
- a CDS encoding ShlB/FhaC/HecB family hemolysin secretion/activation protein, with amino-acid sequence MKKIVTYVFLVFNVFAFSDSFNDNEDERTILKQEQRSEQERLQKEFKKREEIFNQLKSEKTDKQEVSTNEIKFHISQINLEDNERLLNEIEKENILGKYIDKDLGSTDITNLITDLTNRLIAKGYITSVATISEDNDLSAKTLNLKIIPGKIEKIILNEDKTLDNLKKYFLVDTKAGKVLNIRDLDTTTENFNYLEANNMTMEIVPSEIQNHSIVKLKNEMKEKFTVSVLTNNYGEDRQNAIWRGGVSINIDSPLGIGDRVYFSYMTVHKKKPDRSWKRTTESLKAGEIAPIGPRGYDPRKDTLPYKRDLDLYNFRYTLKFNSYTLSLGSSRTENTSSFYTSNTVYDMETVSNTFSVNLDKILLRNQKNKLTFGIGLKRKHNQSYIEEAILSDRVLTIGDISLNGTTTFYGGLLGASLGYERGMRALGAERDKNKGVRSPKAEFMKYTLNTNYYKPLTQKLVYRFNTTFTHSNDVLYGSEKYSIGGVGSVGGYHRTGNIQGDRAIEIENELSYRVLDSEKFGKITPYLSYSYGKVRNNKNNSKYRKGYMSGAILGLRYNMKYLDLDVAYAKPLARSNYLKPKNREIYFSATLKVKF; translated from the coding sequence ATGAAAAAAATAGTAACATATGTTTTTCTGGTTTTTAATGTTTTTGCTTTTTCAGATTCTTTTAATGATAATGAAGATGAAAGAACAATTTTAAAGCAAGAACAAAGATCTGAGCAAGAAAGATTGCAAAAAGAATTTAAAAAAAGAGAAGAAATTTTTAATCAATTAAAATCAGAAAAAACAGATAAGCAAGAAGTTTCAACAAATGAAATTAAATTTCATATATCTCAAATAAATTTAGAAGATAATGAAAGACTATTAAATGAAATAGAAAAAGAAAATATACTAGGGAAGTATATAGATAAAGATTTAGGAAGTACAGACATAACAAATTTAATTACAGATTTAACAAACAGACTAATAGCAAAAGGATACATTACATCAGTTGCAACAATATCAGAAGACAATGATTTAAGTGCAAAAACTTTAAATTTAAAAATAATTCCAGGAAAAATAGAAAAAATAATACTTAATGAAGATAAAACTTTAGATAATTTAAAGAAATATTTTTTAGTTGATACTAAAGCAGGGAAAGTATTAAATATTAGAGATTTAGATACTACAACAGAGAACTTTAATTATCTTGAAGCAAATAATATGACTATGGAAATAGTACCAAGTGAAATACAAAACCATTCAATAGTAAAATTAAAAAATGAGATGAAAGAAAAATTTACAGTATCAGTACTTACAAATAATTATGGAGAAGATAGACAAAACGCTATTTGGAGAGGTGGAGTATCAATTAACATAGATAGTCCATTAGGAATAGGTGATAGAGTCTATTTTTCATATATGACAGTTCATAAAAAGAAACCAGATAGAAGTTGGAAAAGAACAACAGAAAGTCTAAAAGCAGGAGAGATAGCGCCAATAGGTCCAAGGGGATATGACCCAAGAAAAGATACTTTGCCATACAAAAGAGATTTAGACCTGTATAATTTTAGATATACTTTAAAATTTAATTCATATACTTTATCATTAGGTTCAAGTAGAACAGAAAATACAAGTAGTTTCTATACATCAAATACAGTTTATGATATGGAAACAGTGAGTAATACTTTTTCAGTTAATTTAGATAAAATTCTTTTAAGAAATCAAAAAAATAAATTAACCTTTGGAATAGGATTAAAAAGAAAACATAACCAAAGCTATATAGAAGAAGCAATTTTATCAGATAGAGTTTTAACAATAGGAGATATTTCTTTAAATGGAACTACAACATTTTATGGAGGATTACTAGGTGCGTCTTTAGGATATGAAAGAGGAATGAGAGCACTAGGCGCTGAAAGAGATAAAAATAAAGGAGTAAGAAGTCCAAAAGCAGAGTTTATGAAATATACATTAAATACTAATTACTACAAACCTTTAACTCAAAAGCTAGTATATAGATTTAACACAACTTTTACTCACTCAAATGATGTTCTTTATGGTTCAGAAAAATATTCAATAGGTGGAGTAGGAAGTGTTGGAGGCTATCATAGGACTGGAAATATACAAGGCGATAGAGCAATAGAAATAGAAAATGAATTATCATATAGAGTGTTAGACTCAGAAAAATTTGGAAAAATAACTCCTTATTTAAGTTATTCATATGGAAAAGTAAGAAATAACAAAAATAATTCAAAATATAGAAAAGGATATATGTCAGGTGCTATATTAGGTTTAAGATATAATATGAAATATTTAGATTTAGACGTAGCTTATGCAAAACCCTTAGCTCGTTCAAACTATTTAAAACCTAAAAATAGAGAAATATATTTTAGTGCAACATTAAAAGTTAAATTTTAG